A genomic segment from Capra hircus breed San Clemente chromosome 15, ASM170441v1, whole genome shotgun sequence encodes:
- the LOC108637651 gene encoding myb-related transcription factor, partner of profilin-like: protein MRLSHADRDKIWEGIARKITSVSQVPRSVKDIKHRWDDMKRRTKDKLAFMQQSLSGPGAGGRAPTIVLTAHERAIESALLTARSGHGFPRAELDGTDSPSTSYDEDEETPGPSRQPLRVPLRPSPEEEACLARPTLLRSSSSSDQSETVGPKPEALPRPSPQAACRTPRPHPGPPSAGLDWQLLHAHAQQTEVFRQFCQELVAAHRDLASSMQAIGQAMAELSGRVSQACQTLMEIRDGVQASQRGPAGAAPVGPSPPAEAHPVEPPEAPPVPAPARTTRSRKRKHNF, encoded by the exons ATGCGGCTGTCCCATGCCGACAGGGACAAGATTTGGGAAGGCATAGCTCGGAAAATCACCTCCGTCAGCCAGGTTCCGCGCTCCGTCAAGGACATTAAGCACAGATGGGATGACATGAAACGGAGGACCAAGGACAAGCTGGCCTTCATGCAGCAGTCCCTGTCGGGCCCCGGGGCCGGGGGCCGAGCCCCCACCATCGTGCTCACTGCCCACGAGAGGGCAATCGAGTCGGCGCTGCTCACGGCCCGGTCCGGGCACGGCTTCCCCAGGGCGGAACTTGACGGCACGGACAGCCCTTCCACCAGCT ATGATGAAGACGAGGAGACCCCTGGGCCCTCGAGGCAGCCACTGCGGGTGCCCCTGCGGCCTTCACCGGAGGAAGAGGCCTGCCTGGCCAGGCCCACCCTGCTccgttcctcctcctcctccgaccAGTCCGAGACGGTGGGCCCCAAGCCGGAGGCCCTGCCCCGGCCCTCGCCCCAGGCTGCCTGCAGGACCCCTCGGCCGCACCCCGGCCCGCCCAGCGCGGGCTTGGACTGGCAGCTCCTCCATGCCCACGCCCAGCAGACTGAGGTGTTCCGGCAGTTCTGCCAGGAGCTGGTGGCCGCGCACCGGGACCTAGCAAGCAGCATGCAGGCCATCGGCCAGGCCATGGCCGAGCTGAGCGGCCGCGTCAGCCAGGCATGCCAGACGCTGATGGAGATCCGGGATGGGGTCCAGGCATCTCAGCGGGGGCCTGCCGGGGCCGCCCCCGTgggccccagccccccagccGAGGCTCACCCGGTGGAGCCCCCAGAGGCACCCCCAGTACCAGCTCCAGCACGGACTACCAGGTCTCGGAAGAGAAAGCACAATTTCTAA